From a region of the Castor canadensis chromosome 7, mCasCan1.hap1v2, whole genome shotgun sequence genome:
- the Itprip gene encoding inositol 1,4,5-trisphosphate receptor-interacting protein: MAMGLFRVCLVVVTAIINHPLLFPRENATVPENEEEIIRKMQEHQEKLQLEQLRLEEEVARLAAEKEALELVAEEGQKQPEGQAGWDLWSTLCMILFLIIEVWRQDHQDGTLPECTGSDEDELPGLGGTPLQGLTLPNKATLSHFYERCIRGATADAARTREFVEGFVDDLLEALRSICNPDTDMEMEDFIGVDSMYENWQVDRPLLCHLFVPFTPPEPYRFYPELWCASRSVPLDHQGYGQIKVGLADGDPLGCICGKSKLGEDMLCLLHGKNSGVHPSSEMEDLLCAKESPYLDTTRVMKWFQIALTRAWHRIAHKYEFDLAFGQLNTPGSLKIKFRSGKFIPFNLTPVIQYDDSDLYFVSHLPKEPWGDEGGGAGTPASGTEWLLSFAVYERHFLRMTTKALPEGACHLSCLQIASFLLSKQSRLTGPSGLSHYHLKTALLHLLLSQRATDWKAAHLNARLHELFCFLEKSLLEKKLHHFFVGNRKVPEAMGLPEAVRRAEPLNLFRPFVLQRTLYRTTVDSFYEMLKNAPALISEYSLHVPTDHASLPPKAVIL; encoded by the coding sequence ATGGCCATGGGACTCTTCCGGGTGTGCCTGGTGGTGGTGACAGCCATCATCAACCACCCACTGCTGTTCCCACGGGAGAATGCCACGGTCCCCGAGAACGAGGAGGAAATCATCCGCAAGATGCAGGAGCACCAAGAGAAGCTGCAGCTGGAGCAGCTACgcctggaggaggaggtggcacGGCTGGCAGCCGAGAAGGAGGCCCTTGAGCTGGTGGCAGAGGAGGGCCAGAAGCAGCCCGAGGGCCAGGCAGGCTGGGACCTGTGGAGCACTCTCTGTATGATCCTCTTCCTGATCATTGAGGTATGGCGGCAAGACCACCAGGATGGGACCTTGCCTGAGTGCACGGGCAGCGACGAGGACGAACTGCCAGGGCTGGGGGGTACTCCACTGCAGGGCCTCACCCTGCCCAATAAGGCCACATTGAGCCACTTTTATGAGCGCTGTATCCGGGGTGCCACTGCCGATGCCGCCCGCACCCGGGAGTTTGTGGAAGGCTTTGTGGATGACTTGCTGGAAGCACTGCGGAGCATCTGCAACCCAGACACAGACATGGAGATGGAGGACTTCATCGGTGTGGACAGCATGTATGAGAACTGGCAGGTGGACAGGCCACTGCTGTGTCACTTGTTTGTGCCCTTCACACCCCCAGAGCCCTACCGCTTCTACCCAGAACTCTGGTGTGCCAGCCGTTCTGTGCCCCTAGACCACCAGGGCTATGGCCAGATCAAGGTGGGACTAGCTGACGGAGACCCCCTGGGCTGTATCTGTGGCAAGAGCAAGCTGGGGGAAGACATGCTGTGTCTCCTTCATGGCAAGAACAGCGGGGTGCATCCCAGCAGTGAGATGGAGGACCTGCTGTGTGCCAAAGAGTCCCCATACTTAGATACCACGCGGGTCATGAAGTGGTTCCAGATAGCCCTCACCAGAGCCTGGCATCGTATTGCCCACAAGTATGAGTTTGACCTCGCCTTTGGTCAACTGAACACTCCAGGGTCTCTCAAAATCAAGTTCCGCTCAGGGAAGTTCATACCCTTCAACCTGACTCCCGTGATCCAGTATGACGACTCAGACCTGTACTTTGTCTCTCATCTTCCCAAGGAGCCCTGGGGGGATGAAGGGGGTGGAGCAGGGACCCCAGCCTCCGGCACAGAATGGCTTCTCTCCTTTGCTGTCTATGAACGACACTTCCTCCGGATGACAACAAAGGCACTTCCCGAGGGTGCCTGCCACCTCAGCTGCTTGCAGATCGCGTCCTTCCTGCTCTCCAAGCAGAGCCGCCTTACAGGCCCTAGCGGGCTGAGTCACTACCACCTGAAGACGGCCCTGCTGCACCTCCTGCTGTCACAGCGGGCCACCGACTGGAAAGCTGCACACCTCAACGCACGCCTGCATGAGCTCTTCTGTTTCCTGGAGAAGAGCCTGCTGGAGAAGAAGCTCCATCACTTCTTTGTGGGCAACCGCAAAGTGCCCGAGGCCATGGGACTCCCTGAGGCCGTGCGCAGGGCTGAGCCTCTCAACCTCTTCCGGCCTTTTGTCCTGCAGCGGACTCTCTACCGTACCACTGTGGACTCCTTCTATGAGATGCTCAAGAATGCCCCGGCGCTCATCAGCGAGTATTCCTTACACGTTCCCACCGACCATGCCAGCCTGCCCCCAAAAGCTGTCATTCTGTAG